A genomic stretch from Dissulfurispira thermophila includes:
- a CDS encoding BPL-N domain-containing protein, producing MAYKALKANNLSFELITSEDIRKGCLKDYKMLFVPGGWASNKLKTLGNEGINEIRNFVNRGGNYLGFCGGAGLATLDGIGLLNIKRMPTGQRVPSFSGRIYLNINEHPVWNSLEPSAFSLQPIFHAWWPSQFLIKDKDIKILATYGDALPDSFSSDLNVGDVQANRGWSELEDAYKINLNPDRLKNEPAIVEGNFGKGKVILSLIHFDTPDDENGAAVLKNLWKYLGGTEMQESRKTEIKTSDPLSFQTSELVAYIENTVDDLISLGIRNFLWFWRNPMLLQWRRGVRGLEYCTLHIIVKEIAEMLKKQHTEYSIQDIDLDKIKELLIPFVEKAKQLLIMERIAMQNGYITYEKCNNPQIQNMRIELFGNSKSHGGLFKKLIDELDNNLYILLKKTGGHNDAN from the coding sequence ATGGCATATAAGGCCTTAAAGGCAAATAACCTGTCTTTTGAGCTTATAACTTCTGAGGATATAAGAAAAGGCTGTCTTAAGGATTACAAGATGCTCTTTGTTCCTGGCGGTTGGGCATCGAATAAATTAAAAACACTTGGCAATGAAGGAATAAATGAAATAAGGAATTTTGTGAATAGAGGCGGAAATTATCTGGGTTTTTGCGGAGGGGCTGGTCTTGCAACACTTGACGGCATAGGACTTTTAAACATAAAGAGGATGCCCACAGGCCAGAGAGTGCCGAGTTTCAGTGGAAGGATTTATCTGAATATAAATGAACATCCTGTATGGAATAGCCTTGAGCCTTCAGCCTTCAGCCTTCAGCCTATTTTTCACGCATGGTGGCCATCTCAGTTTTTAATAAAAGACAAAGACATTAAAATACTTGCCACATACGGAGATGCCTTACCTGATTCATTCAGTTCAGATTTGAATGTTGGAGATGTGCAAGCCAACAGGGGCTGGTCAGAACTGGAAGATGCATATAAAATCAATCTCAATCCAGATAGATTGAAAAATGAGCCAGCCATAGTAGAAGGCAATTTTGGCAAAGGAAAGGTTATTCTATCACTAATCCACTTTGACACGCCAGACGATGAAAATGGAGCAGCAGTCTTAAAGAATTTGTGGAAATACCTTGGGGGAACAGAAATGCAAGAGAGCAGAAAAACAGAGATAAAGACTTCCGATCCCCTGAGTTTCCAAACCTCCGAGCTTGTAGCTTACATCGAGAACACCGTTGATGACCTTATATCTCTTGGCATTCGCAATTTTCTCTGGTTCTGGAGAAATCCGATGCTTTTACAGTGGCGGAGAGGAGTAAGAGGGCTTGAATACTGCACATTACATATAATAGTAAAAGAAATCGCAGAAATGCTTAAAAAACAGCATACAGAATATAGCATACAGGATATAGACTTAGACAAAATCAAAGAATTACTCATACCATTTGTAGAAAAAGCAAAACAACTTCTGATAATGGAGAGAATTGCTATGCAAAATGGATATATTACATACGAAAAATGTAATAACCCTCAAATACAGAACATGCGAATAGAGCTTTTTGGAAACTCAAAGAGTCATGGTGGATTATTCAAAAAACTCATAGATGAATTAGATAACAATTTATACATATTATTAAAAAAAACAGGAGGACATAATGACGCAAATTGA
- the cobI gene encoding precorrin-2 C(20)-methyltransferase: MGEKYSHSEISMIGRLYVIGVGPGDPELLTLKGFRILREVSCICVPKGREDGSSLALSIVQKVMNLDNKEIIEAYFPMRKTKQPQVAKADPSIVTSEFQASELDMRWQETIETICTRLNKGIDIAFITIGDPTIYSTFFYLYDKLLELNPELRIEIIPGVSSINASAAKADISLGLADEKIAILPATYTDNIKDVLDRFDTIVLMKVHRVFDKVLNILDEMNLTDNAVYVLRAGMDGEKIFKNIRDVKESDLDYFSLVIIKK; encoded by the coding sequence ATGGGAGAAAAATATTCCCACAGCGAGATAAGTATGATAGGCAGGCTTTATGTCATAGGGGTTGGACCAGGAGACCCTGAGTTACTGACATTAAAGGGATTCAGGATACTCAGGGAGGTCTCATGTATATGTGTACCAAAAGGAAGAGAGGATGGCAGCAGCCTTGCATTGTCTATAGTGCAAAAGGTTATGAATCTTGATAACAAGGAGATTATCGAAGCCTATTTCCCCATGAGAAAGACGAAGCAGCCCCAAGTTGCAAAAGCAGACCCTTCCATCGTCACATCAGAGTTTCAGGCCTCTGAGCTTGATATGAGATGGCAGGAGACCATAGAAACTATTTGCACCAGATTGAATAAAGGCATTGATATAGCATTCATCACCATCGGAGACCCTACAATTTATAGTACCTTCTTCTATCTATACGATAAACTTCTTGAGCTCAATCCTGAACTCAGGATAGAAATAATCCCTGGTGTATCATCCATAAATGCCTCGGCAGCAAAGGCAGACATCTCCCTTGGTCTTGCTGATGAGAAGATAGCAATCCTTCCTGCAACTTATACGGATAACATAAAAGATGTCCTTGACAGGTTTGACACCATTGTTCTCATGAAGGTTCACAGGGTATTTGATAAGGTCTTGAACATCCTTGATGAAATGAATCTGACTGATAATGCAGTTTATGTCTTACGGGCAGGTATGGATGGTGAGAAGATTTTTAAAAATATAAGGGATGTTAAAGAAAGTGACCTCGATTATTTTTCACTGGTAATAATCAAGAAATGA
- the cobM gene encoding precorrin-4 C(11)-methyltransferase, whose product MSKVYFIGAGPGDPELITIKGRKVLDSADVVIYAGSLVNPELLKGIKAEIHDSSKLTLDEIIDVIKNAINKNKIVARLHTGDTSFYSAISEQIERLRKLNIEYEVIPGVSSAMAGAAILGQELTIPEISQTVIFTRLEGKTPVPESEKLSELAKHKATMVIFLSVGMVEKVKDELLQGYSENTPIVIVEKATWPEQRIIRGILKDIDTVVKDSGIKKTALIYVGESLMASVKSLGKESKLYDKDFKHGYRE is encoded by the coding sequence ATGAGCAAGGTATATTTCATAGGCGCAGGACCAGGCGATCCTGAATTGATAACAATTAAAGGCAGAAAAGTCCTTGATAGTGCCGATGTTGTTATTTATGCCGGGAGCCTTGTTAATCCTGAACTGTTGAAGGGTATAAAGGCAGAGATACATGACTCCTCTAAACTCACTCTCGATGAAATCATAGATGTCATTAAAAATGCCATCAATAAAAACAAGATAGTTGCGAGATTGCATACAGGCGATACATCCTTTTACAGTGCAATATCAGAACAGATAGAACGATTAAGAAAACTAAATATTGAATACGAAGTCATTCCCGGCGTATCTTCAGCAATGGCAGGAGCAGCAATACTCGGGCAAGAACTCACTATACCTGAAATAAGTCAAACAGTTATATTTACACGACTCGAAGGGAAAACCCCTGTTCCTGAAAGTGAGAAGTTGAGTGAATTAGCAAAACACAAAGCAACAATGGTAATTTTTTTGAGTGTGGGAATGGTAGAGAAAGTAAAAGATGAGCTCTTGCAAGGATATTCAGAAAACACACCTATTGTAATTGTGGAAAAAGCTACATGGCCTGAACAGAGGATAATTAGAGGGATACTTAAAGACATTGACACTGTCGTAAAAGATTCAGGCATAAAGAAGACAGCCTTAATATATGTTGGTGAATCTTTAATGGCATCAGTAAAATCCCTCGGTAAAGAATCTAAATTGTATGACAAGGATTTCAAACATGGATATAGAGAGTAA
- the cobJ gene encoding precorrin-3B C(17)-methyltransferase encodes MDIESKKQKTEVRSQESGDNIFIFFITLNAKRLAESLRGLYHDAQILKFKSETVSEVWNKGRSLIFIMATGIVVRTIAPLIKDKKTDPAVVVLDEKGKFAISLLSGHLGGANEMAREIAGFLGAKAVITTSSDINNLPSIDLWAKGNGLLIENEDLLPRVSTDLINNGSLKVYSDIEIELPDEFKKVSRTEEADIVITNSSVFSTFTPKNLRIFWGPRLQPSALILRPKNLVLGIGCNSGTTAEEIEEAVRSVLNENNLSFLSIHSIATIDIKANEKGLKEFSEKYDFKINIYTPDELNAVVSLYPSSFSLSDAAFNATGAYAVAEPAALLGAQGGLCPSRVTPDKTMGNLRPKLLVSKHKIGNVTVAVAEYSVIDGVENDRWGPQKVVEFLGRVASEIKRPKLYIVGTGPGGIEHITPYAQDAIRKSDVIVGYGTYLDLIKDLIKDKEVVSTGMTQEIDRCKKAIELALSGKTVSVISGGDPGIYAMAGLVFEVIKERDGLSVISNQLKDLNPLPITHYPSLSVEVIPGISALNACAARLGAPLMHDFAVISLSDRLTDWDLIEKRLIAAAMSDFVTVIYNPKSMGRPGHINRARDIFLRHRSTETPVGIVKGAMRENEKIIITNLRDMLNYDIDMQTTVIIGNSQTFIWNNYMITPRGYEKKFENAT; translated from the coding sequence ATGGATATAGAGAGTAAAAAGCAGAAGACAGAAGTCAGAAGTCAGGAGTCAGGGGATAATATTTTTATCTTTTTTATAACTTTAAATGCTAAGAGGCTTGCTGAAAGTCTAAGGGGGCTTTATCATGATGCCCAGATCCTGAAATTTAAATCAGAAACTGTCTCTGAAGTATGGAACAAAGGCAGAAGTCTCATTTTCATAATGGCAACAGGCATTGTGGTAAGGACCATTGCCCCTCTTATAAAAGACAAAAAGACGGACCCGGCGGTTGTTGTCTTAGATGAGAAAGGGAAATTTGCTATAAGCCTTTTGAGCGGACATCTTGGTGGAGCAAATGAAATGGCAAGAGAGATTGCAGGGTTTCTCGGAGCCAAGGCAGTCATTACCACCTCATCGGATATAAATAACCTTCCCTCCATAGACCTCTGGGCAAAAGGAAATGGCCTGTTAATTGAGAATGAAGACCTGTTACCACGGGTTAGCACTGATTTAATAAATAATGGGAGTTTAAAGGTTTATTCAGATATTGAGATAGAATTACCAGATGAGTTTAAAAAGGTATCAAGAACTGAAGAGGCAGATATTGTCATTACTAATTCTTCAGTCTTTAGCACCTTTACCCCAAAAAATCTCAGGATTTTTTGGGGACCTCGTCTTCAGCCTTCAGCCTTAATATTGAGACCGAAAAATCTTGTCCTTGGAATTGGCTGTAATAGCGGCACGACTGCAGAAGAGATAGAAGAGGCAGTCCGTTCAGTCCTTAATGAAAACAACCTGTCATTTCTATCTATCCATTCAATTGCAACTATAGATATAAAGGCTAATGAAAAGGGTCTAAAGGAATTTTCAGAAAAATATGATTTCAAAATAAACATTTATACACCTGATGAGTTAAATGCAGTAGTCAGCCTTTATCCTTCATCATTCAGCCTTTCAGATGCAGCATTTAATGCAACAGGTGCATATGCAGTTGCTGAGCCAGCAGCACTCCTTGGAGCGCAGGGGGGACTCTGTCCCTCCCGCGTGACCCCTGATAAAACAATGGGGAACCTTCGTCCTAAACTCCTTGTGTCAAAACATAAGATCGGAAATGTGACAGTAGCAGTAGCAGAATACAGTGTTATAGATGGAGTGGAGAATGACAGATGGGGTCCCCAGAAAGTCGTAGAATTTCTGGGGAGGGTCGCATCAGAAATTAAGAGACCAAAGCTCTATATTGTCGGCACAGGGCCTGGAGGAATAGAACATATAACCCCCTATGCGCAGGATGCCATAAGAAAGTCAGATGTAATTGTTGGATATGGAACATATCTCGATCTGATAAAGGATTTAATTAAAGATAAAGAGGTTGTTTCAACTGGCATGACGCAGGAGATTGATAGGTGCAAAAAAGCAATTGAACTTGCACTATCAGGAAAGACTGTATCTGTAATAAGCGGAGGCGACCCTGGTATATATGCAATGGCAGGTCTGGTGTTTGAGGTCATTAAAGAGCGTGATGGGTTATCAGTAATCAGTAATCAGTTAAAAGATTTAAATCCATTACCCATCACCCATTACCCATCACTTTCTGTTGAGGTTATCCCTGGCATATCTGCTCTGAATGCCTGTGCTGCAAGACTCGGTGCACCACTCATGCATGACTTTGCAGTAATAAGCCTTTCAGACAGGCTCACAGATTGGGATTTAATAGAGAAAAGACTCATCGCTGCAGCAATGTCAGACTTTGTAACGGTTATATATAATCCTAAGAGCATGGGAAGGCCTGGGCATATTAATAGAGCAAGGGATATATTCCTCAGACACAGAAGCACCGAAACACCTGTAGGCATAGTAAAGGGTGCAATGAGAGAAAATGAAAAAATCATTATCACAAATCTAAGAGACATGCTTAATTATGACATTGATATGCAAACAACAGTAATCATAGGAAACTCCCAGACATTCATCTGGAACAATTACATGATTACGCCGAGGGGATATGAGAAAAAGTTCGAGAATGCAACATAG
- the cbiE gene encoding precorrin-6y C5,15-methyltransferase (decarboxylating) subunit CbiE has product MNGKLYVIGIGYRPFDKKTKEIIFNASIILASNRLFEVFKRYEEYEAVKDKVKVINNVDETIEFIRTELPSIRAIVLLASGDPMFFGIGRRVVRKFGRDNVSIIPDLSSIQIAFARIKEAWDDAFLMSLHGGPDPEKRRRLPYEIKDIPSLLKRHNKVAILTDKENNPSAIAKELLKSSALKIFVCERLGYDDEKVIEGTAEEIANKTFREPNVVIIKSGVRSQESEVRFGLTEDEIAHSRGLITKDEVRAVTIHKLRLPQKGILWDIGAGSGSVSIEVSRLYPELKIFTIERDKEQINHIRENKERFNSLNIEVISGEAPDVLINLPSPDRVFIGGSGGRLKEIVDFISDINCEHAVINATTIETLNDAIQYLKGNGFEIKVSEIFISRSKGIAGKNHMSALNPVFIITGEKGDTWEKNIPTAR; this is encoded by the coding sequence GTGAACGGTAAACTATATGTCATAGGCATTGGCTATAGACCTTTTGATAAGAAAACAAAGGAGATTATCTTTAATGCGAGCATTATACTCGCATCAAACAGATTATTTGAGGTCTTTAAAAGATATGAGGAATATGAGGCGGTAAAAGATAAAGTGAAAGTGATTAATAATGTTGATGAGACAATTGAATTCATCAGAACAGAACTTCCGAGCATCAGGGCTATTGTCCTCCTCGCCTCTGGAGATCCAATGTTTTTTGGCATCGGTAGAAGAGTTGTCAGAAAATTCGGAAGGGATAATGTCAGTATCATCCCTGATTTATCAAGCATCCAGATTGCATTCGCACGAATAAAAGAGGCATGGGATGATGCATTCTTAATGAGCCTGCATGGAGGGCCTGACCCTGAAAAGAGAAGAAGACTGCCTTATGAAATAAAGGATATTCCGTCTCTGCTTAAAAGGCATAACAAGGTTGCAATACTTACAGATAAAGAAAATAACCCTTCAGCTATTGCAAAAGAGCTTTTAAAGTCTTCAGCCTTAAAAATATTTGTCTGTGAAAGGCTCGGCTACGATGATGAGAAGGTTATAGAAGGAACGGCTGAAGAGATTGCCAATAAGACCTTCAGAGAGCCGAATGTGGTAATAATAAAGTCAGGAGTCAGGAGTCAGGAGTCAGAAGTCAGATTTGGATTAACTGAAGATGAGATAGCTCATTCCAGGGGACTTATTACAAAGGACGAGGTTAGAGCTGTAACAATTCATAAATTAAGGCTTCCACAAAAAGGCATATTATGGGACATTGGAGCTGGCTCAGGCTCTGTATCTATAGAGGTGTCAAGATTATATCCAGAATTGAAGATATTTACCATTGAAAGAGATAAAGAACAAATTAATCATATTAGAGAAAATAAAGAGAGATTTAACTCACTAAATATAGAGGTCATTAGTGGCGAAGCACCTGATGTCCTGATAAACCTTCCATCTCCTGATAGGGTATTTATTGGAGGCAGTGGAGGAAGACTCAAAGAGATAGTAGATTTTATCTCTGATATAAATTGTGAACATGCTGTCATAAATGCTACAACTATTGAGACCTTAAATGATGCAATCCAATACCTCAAAGGTAATGGATTCGAAATAAAGGTCTCTGAAATATTCATATCAAGATCAAAAGGCATAGCAGGTAAGAATCACATGAGTGCCTTAAACCCTGTATTTATAATCACAGGAGAAAAGGGTGACACATGGGAGAAAAATATTCCCACAGCGAGATAA